From Micromonospora sp. NBC_01699, a single genomic window includes:
- the rapZ gene encoding RNase adapter RapZ, which translates to MSERGGAHGSRSDDTAADAAPSRSETDLVVVTGVSGGGRSTVARALENVGFYVVDNLPQALMLDMAELAFQAGGTTRQTAMVLDVRSRAFSTDLSGAIRALKERGFQPRVVFVDADDEVLIRRFESVRRSHPLQGDGRLADGIAVERGLLEEAREQADVIIDTSHLNVNQLRSRIEELFGGEDARRLKVTVLSFGFKYGLPPDADFVLDARFLPNPYWVPELREHNGREEAVSRYVLGQHGAVTFVETYARLINATAPGFEREGKRYLTVAVGCTGGKHRSVAIAEELASRLRQARLAANAQHRDLGRE; encoded by the coding sequence GTGAGCGAGCGCGGCGGCGCGCACGGATCACGCTCGGACGACACCGCGGCCGACGCGGCGCCGAGCCGGTCCGAGACCGATCTGGTCGTGGTCACCGGGGTCTCCGGCGGCGGTCGCAGCACGGTCGCCCGAGCCCTGGAGAACGTCGGCTTCTACGTGGTGGACAACCTGCCGCAGGCGCTGATGCTCGACATGGCCGAGCTGGCCTTCCAGGCCGGCGGCACCACCCGGCAGACGGCGATGGTGCTGGACGTACGCAGCCGCGCCTTCTCCACCGACCTGTCCGGCGCGATCCGGGCCCTCAAGGAACGCGGCTTCCAGCCCCGGGTGGTCTTCGTCGACGCCGACGACGAGGTGCTGATCCGCCGGTTCGAGAGCGTCCGGCGCTCGCACCCGCTCCAGGGCGACGGCCGGCTCGCCGACGGCATAGCGGTCGAGCGCGGCCTGCTCGAAGAGGCCCGCGAGCAGGCCGACGTGATCATCGACACCAGTCACCTCAACGTCAACCAGCTCCGCAGCCGGATCGAGGAGCTCTTCGGTGGCGAGGACGCCCGGCGGCTCAAGGTCACCGTGCTCTCCTTCGGCTTCAAGTACGGGCTGCCGCCGGACGCCGACTTCGTGCTCGACGCCCGGTTCCTGCCGAACCCGTACTGGGTACCGGAGCTGCGTGAGCACAATGGCCGGGAGGAAGCCGTGAGCCGGTACGTGCTGGGCCAGCACGGGGCGGTCACCTTCGTCGAGACGTACGCCCGGCTGATCAACGCGACCGCGCCCGGCTTCGAACGCGAGGGCAAGCGCTACCTGACCGTGGCCGTGGGTTGTACCGGCGGCAAGCACCGGAGCGTGGCGATCGCGGAGGAACTCGCCAGCCGGCTGCGTCAGGCCCGGCTGGCCGCCAACGCCCAGCACCGCGACCTGGGCCGCGAGTGA
- a CDS encoding phosphoglycerate kinase: MSIGTLDDLLAEGVSGRRVLVRADLNVPLDKASGAITDDGRIRAVLPTLTALRDAGAAVIVCSHLGRPKGAPDPQYSLAPVGTRLAELLGTPVTFATDTVGDSARAAVDTIASGELVLLENLRFNPGETSKDEAERGAFADQLAGFAEAYVDDAFGAVHRKHASVYDVPARLPHVAGRLVLREVEVLSRLTGEPDRPYVVVLGGSKVSDKLAVIEALLPTVDRLLIGGGMCFTFLKAQGHGVGTSLLEEEMVDTCRELLARADGKIVLPLDVVAATAFAPDAAHETVPAESIPQNRLGLDIGPLTVAAFAEVISGAKTVFWNGPMGVFEMPAFAAGTRGVAEAITAVAGFTVVGGGDSAAAVRALGLDESSFGHISTGGGASLEYLEGKTLPGIAALES; this comes from the coding sequence GTGAGCATCGGTACCCTCGACGATCTGCTGGCCGAGGGGGTGTCGGGTCGGCGGGTGCTGGTGCGCGCCGACCTGAACGTACCCCTCGACAAGGCCAGCGGGGCGATCACCGACGACGGGCGGATCCGGGCGGTGCTGCCGACCCTGACCGCCCTGCGGGACGCGGGCGCGGCGGTCATCGTCTGCTCGCACCTGGGACGGCCGAAGGGCGCGCCGGACCCGCAGTACAGCCTGGCGCCGGTCGGCACCCGGCTGGCCGAACTGCTCGGTACGCCGGTGACCTTCGCGACCGACACCGTGGGCGACTCGGCCCGCGCTGCCGTCGACACGATCGCCTCCGGTGAACTGGTGCTGCTGGAGAACCTGCGGTTCAACCCGGGGGAGACCAGCAAGGACGAGGCCGAACGGGGCGCCTTCGCCGACCAGCTCGCCGGGTTCGCCGAGGCGTACGTCGACGACGCGTTCGGCGCGGTGCACCGCAAGCACGCCAGCGTGTACGACGTACCGGCGCGGTTGCCGCACGTCGCGGGCCGGCTGGTGCTGCGTGAGGTCGAGGTTCTCTCCCGGTTGACCGGTGAGCCGGACCGGCCGTACGTGGTGGTGCTCGGCGGCTCCAAGGTCAGCGACAAGCTGGCCGTGATCGAGGCGCTGCTGCCGACGGTCGACCGCCTGCTCATCGGTGGTGGGATGTGCTTCACCTTCCTCAAGGCCCAGGGCCACGGGGTCGGCACCTCGCTGCTTGAGGAGGAGATGGTCGACACCTGCCGGGAGCTGCTGGCCCGTGCCGACGGCAAGATCGTGTTGCCGCTCGACGTGGTCGCCGCGACGGCGTTCGCGCCGGACGCCGCGCACGAGACCGTGCCGGCGGAGTCGATCCCGCAGAACCGGCTGGGCCTGGACATCGGCCCGCTCACGGTGGCCGCCTTCGCCGAGGTGATCAGCGGCGCCAAGACCGTCTTCTGGAACGGCCCGATGGGCGTGTTCGAGATGCCGGCGTTCGCGGCCGGCACCCGGGGGGTCGCCGAGGCGATCACCGCAGTGGCCGGGTTCACGGTGGTCGGCGGCGGTGACTCGGCCGCCGCGGTACGCGCGCTCGGGCTGGACGAGTCGTCGTTCGGTCACATCTCGACCGGCGGGGGTGCCTCGCTGGAATACCTGGAGGGCAAGACCCTCCCCGGTATCGCCGCCCTGGAGAGTTGA
- the gap gene encoding type I glyceraldehyde-3-phosphate dehydrogenase produces the protein MTIRVGINGFGRIGRNFFRAVLASGADIELVGANDLTDNATLAHLLKYDSILGRLPHEAKATADEITVGGQTFKAFAEKDPSKLPWGDLGADVVIESTGFFTDATKAKAHIDGGAKKVIISAPAKNEDFTVVMGVNHDLYDPAKHNIISNASCTTNCLAPMAKVLNDTVGIEKGLMTTIHAYTQDQNLQDGPHKDLRRARAAALNIVPTSTGAAKAIGLVLPELKGKLDGFALRVPIPTGSATDLTITARRETSVEEVNAALKAAAEGPLKGILVYTEDEIVSSDIVTDPASCIFDAGLTKVIGNQVKVVGWYDNEWGYSNRLVDLVKLVGSSL, from the coding sequence GTGACCATCCGGGTTGGCATCAACGGCTTTGGCCGAATCGGCCGTAACTTCTTCCGTGCGGTGCTCGCCTCGGGCGCCGACATCGAACTGGTCGGCGCGAACGACCTGACCGACAACGCCACGCTGGCGCACCTGCTCAAGTACGACAGCATCCTCGGCCGCCTGCCGCACGAGGCGAAGGCGACCGCCGACGAGATCACCGTCGGTGGCCAGACCTTCAAGGCGTTCGCCGAGAAGGACCCGAGCAAGCTGCCGTGGGGCGACCTGGGCGCGGACGTCGTGATCGAGTCGACCGGCTTCTTCACCGACGCCACCAAGGCCAAGGCACACATCGACGGCGGCGCCAAGAAGGTCATCATCTCCGCTCCGGCGAAGAACGAGGACTTCACGGTCGTCATGGGCGTCAACCACGACCTGTACGACCCGGCGAAGCACAACATCATCTCGAACGCGTCGTGCACCACGAACTGCCTCGCGCCGATGGCGAAGGTCCTCAACGACACGGTGGGCATCGAAAAGGGTCTGATGACCACGATCCACGCCTACACCCAGGACCAGAACCTCCAGGACGGTCCGCACAAGGACCTGCGCCGGGCCCGCGCCGCCGCGCTCAACATCGTGCCGACCTCGACCGGTGCCGCGAAGGCCATCGGCCTGGTGCTGCCGGAGCTGAAGGGCAAGCTCGACGGCTTCGCGCTGCGGGTGCCGATCCCGACCGGCTCGGCCACCGACCTGACCATCACCGCCCGCCGCGAAACCTCGGTCGAAGAGGTCAACGCCGCGCTCAAGGCGGCTGCCGAGGGCCCGCTCAAGGGCATCCTGGTCTACACCGAGGACGAGATCGTCTCCAGCGACATCGTCACCGACCCGGCCTCCTGCATCTTCGACGCCGGCCTCACCAAGGTCATCGGCAACCAGGTGAAGGTCGTCGGCTGGTACGACAACGAGTGGGGCTACTCGAACCGGCTCGTCGACCTGGTCAAGCTGGTGGGTTCCTCGCTGTGA
- the whiA gene encoding DNA-binding protein WhiA — protein MAMTAAVKDELSRVDVPKPCCRRAEMAALLRFAGGLHIVSGRVVVEAELDTGAVARRLRREVAEVYGYPSEIHVLASGGLRKGSHYIVRVVKDGEALARQTGLLDVRGRPVRGLPPHVVAANVCCAVAAWRGAFMAHGSLTEPGRSCALEITCPGPESALALVGAARRIGITAKAREVRGVDRVVVKDGDAIAALLTRIGAHSSVLAWEERRVRREVRATANRLANFDDANLRRSARAAVAAAARVTRALEILAEEAPNHLTSAGQLRLEHRQASLEELGALADPPLTKDAIAGRIRRLLALADKRARDLGIPDTEAAVTPDMLAV, from the coding sequence ATGGCGATGACGGCTGCGGTCAAGGACGAGCTGAGCCGGGTCGACGTGCCCAAACCCTGCTGCCGCCGGGCGGAGATGGCCGCCCTGCTGCGGTTTGCGGGCGGCCTGCACATCGTCTCCGGACGGGTGGTGGTGGAGGCGGAGCTGGACACCGGGGCGGTTGCCCGGCGACTGCGCCGCGAGGTGGCCGAGGTGTACGGCTACCCGAGCGAGATTCACGTACTCGCCTCCGGTGGGCTGCGCAAGGGCAGCCACTACATCGTCCGGGTGGTCAAGGACGGTGAGGCGCTGGCCCGACAGACCGGGCTGCTCGACGTCCGGGGTCGACCCGTACGCGGACTGCCCCCGCACGTGGTGGCGGCGAACGTCTGCTGCGCGGTCGCGGCCTGGCGGGGTGCGTTCATGGCGCACGGCTCGCTGACCGAGCCGGGCCGCTCCTGCGCGCTGGAGATCACCTGCCCCGGCCCGGAGTCGGCGCTGGCGCTGGTCGGCGCGGCCCGCCGGATCGGGATCACCGCGAAGGCCCGCGAGGTGCGCGGGGTCGACCGGGTGGTGGTCAAGGACGGCGACGCGATCGCCGCCCTGCTGACCCGGATCGGCGCCCACTCCAGCGTGCTGGCCTGGGAGGAGCGCCGGGTCCGGCGCGAGGTGCGGGCCACCGCCAACCGACTGGCCAACTTCGACGACGCCAACCTGCGCCGCTCGGCGCGGGCGGCGGTGGCGGCCGCCGCCCGGGTGACCCGGGCGCTGGAGATCCTCGCCGAGGAGGCGCCCAACCACCTGACGTCGGCCGGGCAGTTGCGGCTGGAGCACCGTCAGGCGTCCCTGGAGGAGCTGGGTGCGCTGGCCGACCCGCCGCTGACCAAGGACGCGATCGCGGGGCGGATCCGGCGGCTGCTGGCGTTGGCCGACAAACGGGCGCGGGACCTGGGCATCCCGGACACCGAGGCGGCGGTCACGCCGGACATGCTGGCCGTGTGA
- a CDS encoding gluconeogenesis factor YvcK family protein has protein sequence MTAIKIVAFGGGHGLSASLRALRRCAPDLELDITAVVTVGDDGGSSGRLRAERGALPPGDLRQALVALADERPATRRSAELFQHRFAGGGARSPGEDPLAGHAVGNLVLLGLMEQLGDPVAALDHAGAMLGAIGRVLPMSCQQIGIEARVRGADPARPEAVQTVRGQHAVAVTQGRVESLRLTPSGPRACREAVVAVGEADWLIFGPGSWYTSVIPHLLVPELAAAIVASRARRLVTLNLATEQETLGLSVADHLAALRWYLPELRVDLVLADGKAVGDPEPVDRAAESLGARLVLAPVAVQDGSPRHDPTALGAALVPVLGADR, from the coding sequence GTGACGGCGATCAAGATCGTCGCGTTCGGTGGCGGACACGGCCTTTCGGCGTCCCTGCGGGCCCTGCGCCGCTGCGCGCCCGACCTCGAACTCGACATCACCGCGGTGGTGACGGTCGGCGACGACGGCGGCTCCAGCGGCCGGCTGCGCGCCGAGCGCGGCGCGCTGCCCCCCGGTGACCTGCGCCAGGCGCTGGTCGCCCTGGCCGACGAGCGACCCGCCACCCGGCGCAGCGCCGAGCTGTTCCAGCACCGGTTCGCGGGCGGCGGCGCCCGGTCGCCCGGCGAGGATCCGCTGGCCGGCCACGCCGTCGGCAACCTGGTCCTGCTCGGCCTGATGGAGCAGCTCGGCGACCCGGTGGCCGCGCTCGACCACGCCGGGGCGATGCTCGGCGCGATCGGGCGGGTGCTGCCGATGTCCTGCCAGCAGATAGGCATCGAGGCCCGGGTACGCGGCGCCGACCCGGCCCGGCCGGAGGCGGTGCAGACCGTACGCGGCCAGCACGCGGTGGCGGTGACCCAGGGGCGGGTGGAGTCGCTACGGTTGACCCCGTCCGGTCCCCGGGCCTGCCGGGAGGCGGTCGTCGCGGTCGGCGAGGCCGACTGGTTGATCTTCGGTCCGGGAAGCTGGTACACCAGCGTGATCCCGCACCTGCTGGTGCCGGAGCTGGCCGCCGCGATCGTGGCGAGCCGGGCCCGTCGCCTGGTTACCCTCAACCTGGCCACCGAGCAGGAGACGCTCGGGCTGTCGGTCGCGGACCACCTGGCCGCGCTCCGGTGGTACCTGCCGGAACTGCGGGTCGACCTGGTTCTCGCGGACGGGAAAGCGGTAGGTGACCCCGAACCGGTCGATCGTGCGGCAGAATCGCTGGGTGCGCGGCTGGTGCTCGCTCCGGTGGCCGTCCAGGACGGCAGCCCACGACACGATCCCACCGCTTTGGGAGCCGCACTGGTGCCTGTCCTGGGCGCCGATCGTTAA